One Nicotiana tomentosiformis chromosome 1, ASM39032v3, whole genome shotgun sequence genomic window, aattctttaacaagcaagaataataattcattaaattctaaggatttttcaatttattaattagcttcgcaagctgaaataaactattaaagtatcgtgtgattattcttattaagcacgatttctgccgaggacgtacggcccgatctagagtgtcatgtacactgccaagggacgtgcggcgcgatccatagatgcatctatcctatcgaggcgttcggcccgctccacaagaaaggaggacattttcttatgtacctccggaaggagagtatattttattataagataaattcgggaggaagaataatttaatttaacaattaattaatttaaatagaaaatcaaacatatgaatttcccatcctttaatatttttatctaacaattcacaacatatatataaatatatcaaataatattaattaaacaaagaatacaatttacacaagtaattcatgctttgagtccttaactacccagactttagcaataatagtagctacgcacgagctctcgtcacctcgtgcgtacgtagcccccgcaattagcaataattattcaatttaatccctattgggtaatttttccctcacaagattagacaagagatttacctcgtctcaaagtccacttttcgaatATCGCGTAGCGTAAAATTCttgattcaatgccgaaaaatccgaaactatccaaaagttatataaaataattattatatgttcaataattcgaaattcatctattaaataaattaccctatccaaaatggtataattcctaaaattcaccccgggcccacgtactcggattctgaaaattttcagatgaaaatgttacccataatctcaaaaacttgaatatataatttctacccaattccataactattttcgtggttaaaatcaaacttttataaaaatctaggtttttcatctaaatctttgatttctaagatttactagttgtaatctacttataatctatgtatttaactcaaggggtgtagaattaacttaccttcaaattgctagttgaaacccctatctcaaaagctctgaaattgcCCAAATGTGGAGAGAAAATGGGAAAAAATGGTaaattcccgttcttttaagctttctgccaaacaagTCTTTTGCACCTGCTAAAGAGGTACCGCACCTGGGGCTTTCGCTCCTGCGGAAAAACCTCATAGGTGCGAGCTTAGCTTGGCTTCccagtttccgcatctgcgctcttttTCTCGCACCTACGCGTTCACAGGTGCGCCCGAGATTCCGCACCTGCAATGGTAGGCTTCCCTTCCCTTTTTTGCTTCTGCAcataaacctcgcatctgcgagagtcgcacctgaggctgtccaagcgcaggtgtgaACTTATCAGAAGCAGAAGACTTCAGCTATTCTTCAAGTttttccaaaaattgatccgagcctcgtccgattaacactcgggacccccggggccccgcccgaacataccaacaggtttgaaatcataaaacgtactcgctcgaactctcggaatgcgtaaaacaatatcaaatctaagaatcataccctaaaccaaattgattcaaacttaagaatttcaagtttttCAACTTACtttcaatgcgccgaaatatacttaaactactcggaatgacacgaaattttgcgtgcaagtcttaaatcactatacgaagctattcccaaactcgaaattccaaacggacttcaattactcaaaatcctactccaaaccaaatttaaagaagttttaaaccttcaaatagttgatttttactattaagcatcaaacgctcccgggttatgcAAAAcctgattcggacatacgcccaagtccaaaatcatcatacgaacctattggaaccgtcaaatctcaattccggggtcgttttcttaaaatgttgaccgaagtcaaacttggccttttaaggctaacttaaggaaccaagtgctccaatttcaacccaaacgcttccaaatcccgaactaaccatccttgcaagtcataaattaataaaagcattttcggggagttttattttagggaacatatttttaaaagtcaaaatgaccggttgggtcattacacatacGATCTTggccggcattccgaaccgacatatgatgtggtcccgaATGAAATTGATGACATCTTTCTCCCTAACCTTTtcgtatgcctgggcttccacctaCTTTGAAAAATAGTGAGTCATAAACAAtttaaattgagccttaccgggtgcccatggaagggggccaacgatatccattccttATTTCATGAACGGTCACGGTGACAAAATCGAATGTAgcagctccccgggctgatgaatcaccggagcgtgtctttgacattcatcacattttcgtatgaactccttcgcgtcttttttcatatcgatccagtagtagctgACTCTAATTATTTTTCGAACCATGATTCGACACTTGAataatttccacaagtgcctttatggatttccctcaaaacgtactcgGTATCCTCTAGTCCTAGACATATCgcaagtgggccatcgaatgttcttctgaacagggtcCCGTATTCGGACATGCTAAACCGGGCTGCCTTTGTAAGCAAGGACCTTGATTATTTTGTATCCGAGGGCAGTTTTtcggtcttcagatattctatatatttatttctccagtcccaagttaggctcacTGAGTTAATCTCgacatggccttcttccactaccgatctcataagttgtacggcTGCCCCCGAGTTAAACTCgtcatcctcgaccgatgatcctaagttagcaagggcatcagcctcactgttttgatcccgaggtacgtgttgcaaagtctATTTTTTGAACTGATGTAATGTTACTTGCAACTTATCTAGGTACATTTGCATtcattcttctctgacctcgaacgtcccattaacttggttcacccagaggagggagtcgcacttgacTTCGATCGCCTCTGCCCCATGCTTTTgtctagttcgagacctgcaatcatggcctcatattcggcttcgttgttagtcaatttcacagtcctaataaattgtctaactacattgcatgTTCGTGGCtttaatacgatgccaagtccggaccttTTGCATTCGAATTGCCGTCCGTAAAGAGGTTCCAGATCCCCGAGGAGGTCCTTGAGTTAattaataactctcttttgacctcgagtattagggccggtgtaaagtcggccatAAAGTCtgtcaaaatttgagatttaatagcggcccggggtcgatattcaatatcgtaacCACTAATttccatggcccatttggccaaccagcctgagagctcgggcttatgcataatattcctcaatgggtaagtagtcacgacacatatggggtgacactggaagtatggttttagctttctagaggcgcttagcaaagcgagaaCCAGCTTTTCTCGGTGAGGGTACCTATTTTCGAACTCACCTAGGgttctgctaacatagtaaattggaaattgcgtaccttgctcttcccggaccaggactccacttaccccTATCTCCGATattgccaagtacaagtataatTGTTTGTCTGTCTTCGGCGTGTGAAGCAGCgatgggctcgatagataccacttgagttcttccaagacccattggcactccggggtctaTGAGAAGTTATTCCTTTTCTTCAATAGTGTGAAGaaccggtggctcttgtcggaggacctcgagatgaattgtcccagggcggctatgcgcccggttaatctttgcacaGTCTTCACGTTGTTcacaaccgtgatatcttcgatggctttgatcttatcggggttgatctcgattcctcggttggataccatgaacccgaggaatttaccGGATCCAACTCCAAACATATATTTCtttgggttgagcttcatattatatttcttcaatatgctgaaggtttcctgcaaatattttaaatggttCTCTGCTCGcggggacttaaccaacatatggtcaatataaacctccattgattttcctatttgttcttcgaacatccggtttactaggcgttggtgtGTGGCACTAGCAttttttaatccgaatggcatcacgttatagcaatatgtgtcgtacttagtgatgaaggagggtTTTTTTATCAtccgggttcatccgtatttgtTTGTACttggagtaggcatcgagaaaactgaggatctcgtggctgtccgtggcatcaatcatgcaatcgatgttgggcaaagggaaggagtccttgggacatgccttattcaaatccttatagtctacaaaTATTCTTAATTTACTCCCTTTTTTAGGGAGTactactacatttgctaaccaacACGGGTATTtgacctcccgaatggaccctattttaaggagtttagatacatcgtccttgatgaaagcatgtttgacctcggactggggtctcctcttctgcttgaccggatggaacttcgggtcgaggctcagtttgtgagtggttatctccggcgagatccctgtcatatcaaggtaggaccaagtgaaacaattttcattagttataagaaattgaatgagttttttcctgagctcgtggcttaaccccgtgccctggtataccttttgatcgggCAAGTATTCACTTAATGCGACTTGttccagttcctcgaccgttgCTTTTGTAGCGTCAGAGTCATCAGGGGCTATGAAAGATCTGGAGACCCCGTAATCATCGTCTTCGTCAGTCCCCTATTTCTCCAGTTGAGTCAGGGCTGgtgtcggtaattgctatttatCTTCTTGCTCTATGGATGAACCCGACCCCTTTGTCGTTGCAAGTGCGGATATCGAAATCGCCTATTCGACCGCAAATATCTCCTTTTGGGCTGGCTGTTCTCCGTAGATTATTTTAATCCcacctggtgttgggaattttaacattTGGTACAGAgtcgagggtattgccctcatattgtggatcaatggcctcccgaacaaagcgttgtacctcatgtctccttcgatcacataaaacttagcttcctggatggtcccgacaGTGTTcgccggtaatgttatctcccccttAGTGTTTTCACATGCCAAATCTGTTTAGTACTCGCTCTGCAtgcacgatttgatcttgtagaccaAGCTGCTCCACGATCCTCGattggatgatgttggccgagctacctagatcaattaacacacgcttaacttcgAAATTTATTTACGAATacagatattaccaatgcatcattgtgaggCTGCACGATTCCTTCCGCGTCCTTGTccttgaaagacaaggttccttccagtatgtaatctcgagtccatttttccctcatgatggacactttggtgcgcttcaacaTAGGCCCCTAGAGGACATTAACCCCACCGATGAttatgttaatgacgtgttgaggttttTCTTGTTCgatctgtttgttagaatccctattcctaaaataattcttggctcggtcgctcaggaATTCCCGAagatgcccattgttgaatagacgggctacttcctctctcaactgtcAGTAATCCTCCGTTCTGTGAccgtgagtgccgtgatatttacacatatggttaggatccctttggatAGATTGGATTGTAGAGgtcaaggccatttggtatctttgatgcgtccgatagctgatacaatggtgGCAGCATCGACATTAAtgttgtattccgataacctcggtgcttctttaggcccgatgggcctgtcgaagctgtttttgctcatgagtccctggTTGCTTTGACcttgatcacttctcctttcatttaTCATAGAGTTCTGCCTGGACCCACtgcttcttcggtctccattataCGGCTGATACCGATCCTTGTTTGGTCTCGGTTCACGattgatgtctctcttgactccgTCGATGATTCTGACAGGATAAACAGACCCCGAAGAgcccccgagttgatcatcttcgactgtgattttcgattgataccggttatgcacgtcggcccaagtaacagccggatattctatcaggttttatttcaactgttgtgaagccaccgagcttcgaacattgagcccttgggtgaaagcctaaacggcccaatcatcagcgaccagTGGCAGGtctattcgttccatttgaaaccaggacacgaactctctgagcatctagTTATCCTTTTGTTTAACTTTGAAAAGGTAcaattttctggtctcgaccttgatggccctgaCGTGTGCTTTCACAATAGAATCCGCAAGCATAgtaaatgagtcaatagaattaggaggtaagttgtgataccatatcatagcccctTTTGACAGTgtctctccgaacttcttcaacaggacaaactcgatctcatcatcttccaagtcgttccctttgatgacaCATGTGTAaaaggttacatgctcatttggatcggtcgttccgttacaCTTAGCAATCTTGGGCATGAAgaatttcttagggatcggctttggagccgcgctcggaggaaaaggtttttgcgcgaacttcttggaatccaggcctttcaatatcggcggtGCCCCTAGGATTTagtctaccctggaattgtaggtttccacctttttgtcattagcttcgattttcccCCTGATTATACCcattttgtcagttcttcgagcatctttatgatctcggggttagcccccgATTTGTTTTCATTTGACTTTTCAGcgaccggttcatccctgcgggtgacttcccgggtTGATCGGGTTCAACTCTGCTCGGTGTACGACTTTGATTATGTAACTAAGCTATCGCCATCTGTTGAGCCtccagcatttcgaagatcacccgtaaactGATCTCGTCTCCTCcaatattttgtgtattttgtgcTGCCGATCGGGCTCTACCACGTACGCTATTATCGgagtcggtaggcaagtttgtgTCGATAGCCTCATGTGAATTAACGTTAATCGGGTCCGCGGCCGGAATTCTGATGGGATCAATGGGCGGTACCGCGGTACCTCGTCACCGGGCGCTATGTTATTATTTTCACCGTGATGACTGgactcattgtcaacatgtaggggtgctgattgagagttcgacattttgagttttaacctgcaattagagacacttcaaagaacaagtgtaaagtagtgtgtattatggatatttgtatcaaataacaactattatccttagccctacggtggacgccaaactatttaccctcaaaatcggataacaattgaatttgtaagcagttttaaggatacgtggactaAGTTATcacaaaacgataaattagattgcaattgaaataaataatgacaaagtaaatgcaaaccacacgaattaaACAGTCTTAGCCTTGGAAGGTTAATCACCCTTGAGCGAGGTACGCTTCGATCGGTGTCAGGACACAGAAAAACAAAAGCTTAAAGAGAAATAATAATGATATATTattttggaatgcgtgttacaatgtgttcaaTAAATTATGAGaccccccatttatatagtagagaagtcctactttaggtacaattttataaaaggtaaaaatctcttgatttgcttaTTGTCGGTTCCTTACTGATATGCACCGAGATTTCCGCCACAACATCTGTCCGattacggatatttcggtcttccgttggttatgctaacaatgtttctccGAGCTCGTTCGGAGCTAGGGTCGACTCCGGGGTCTCAGACTCAATGTACACGAAGGCAGGTGTTCTGACTCCGAGTTCTAGCCCGGTGTGACTTGGGGCCGATCTTCAGTCTTGCATTGTCATGTTCCAAGCATGTCCTTTTATGTCGTAGGCGAACTCGATCTCGACCGTATACAGCTGTGCTTCTTAAATCAACCTATTTTAAGAAGTATGTTTTTCATAAATACTTTTCGAAAAGTTATTTGGTGACAGACAATTTGTGTTTAGTTAatcaatttgaaaaatacttttgagtatCAGTTAATGTTTGACCAAATTTATAGAAAGtgattctaagtgtatttttcttaaaagtgCGTCTAGGGAAAaaacaatttttttaattttcaaaaactACTTTTGCTTCTACTTATATTCAAAAGCTTGATCAAACATCTTAacttggaaaaaaaaaatacttttggccacgcacaaaaaaaaaaaaaaaactgtttTTGACCAAAAAGAAGTATGGCACTATAAGACTATTACGCCATTTGTACAAGCTTCAATATCACGAGTATTTTTTCCTAGACATTGAGATTGTGAATTTAAAGCTTTTTTTCCGAAAGAtcttttgaagaaaatattgtcCGTAAAAATAGAAAATCGCTGCCCTTATAAATAGCGGATGCCCAATTGGTTGAGTCCGTAGGATTTGTTTTTAATTCTATAAATAATACTAACAAAAAAAAAGCCACACAAATAACTTTCCTCATTTTCCACACAAGTAACGGATTTCATATTTGAGAATATTAACAACTTCATGTAGTGCAATACTCCATTTATGGGTGTTCAAATCGAATCGAAAAACCATATCAAACCGTAAAGTCAACCAAACTAATTAAAAAATTCGAAgtactttggtttgatttggtttggtattgagtaaaaaaaaaattgaaccaaaccgacatataaatatataatttttatatatacttttaagactatataaaattttctttaagaaatgtttataaatatttgggattctctcaTATGATGTAATATTCAATAGAACAATGAAGTGCATCCATTCTTGTTTACTTTAGATAATGGGTTATatcatcactttcttatcaagtgttactaaAATGCGTAAatatctttgttcttccatattaatatatcaaaacttattaaattcttatatcttttttgaatttgaaatggtattttaataatttaaatttaaatagaatatattattatttaggtatcatattaattttttatgtttaattattaaattcggttaaccttgaaaATGTAAATCAATAcaaaattattgttagacgactaagaaaataactatcatgtattactaaaaaaattctcccataagaatattttaatagatcatatatttgtcagtatttttaatttttactaagCATATATTCGCTTATCCAAACTTTATTtataactttaacaaagtaaaattaaaataatacttatgtaacaaaataaaaacacaaaaaatccGACAAACCCGAGCCAATCCAAACCAATATAgttagtttggtttgattttgatgaaactaaactaacccggtccatgtacacccctaactgTTGTAACTTTCCTCATTTTGTACAATACTTGACATCAACCACTAGTTTGTAGTAGGTCTATTCATGGATCGGATCAGATCGGATTTACCACTTTTCAGATTATAAATTCggattttgtattttataaactGCAATCCGAATCCGAACCAAATAAAACTCGGATCGGATTTTGATATTTGGATTGAATAAATATTTCGAATTTCGGTTGGAATTATACACCTTATTaagatgctaaaataaataattttaatatgTTATATCCTACTATTTTTTCAGTAGCAAAATTCATTCATTTTCATATCATTTACTTTTAatattgaaagaaaagaaaaggcaaaaaaCAATGAGAAATAACAAAGAAACATTAGAATTTTTAAAAGGATATCCCTCActtttatatataaaatataaatttcggGTTTCGGATCGGTTTTGATGTAAATTGAGCCAAATCATATCCGATCCGATatccaaaataattaaattaaagatccGAAATCCGATTCAAAGAGCTAAAATCCAATCCAAATAACACGGATCGATAttgaccagtgttttaaaaggtgtgggcgtaaggcgaggtgtaagccccgaggcacggggcgtaagccccataagtatttaatttataatattttataaaataatataattatagtaaatatttataaatagttaaaattgtataaaaatgaaaaaaactataaatatttatctatctatctacctatctatctatctatctagccccatatatatatatatatatatatatatatatatatatatatatatgtgtgtgtgtgtgcgcgcgcgcgcgcgcgcgctttATCCCCACAAAAaattagtcaaaacaatctattatatgctacttagaagctcaagtaacttgagtcgaaaagaataaagttttctacatagaggaacaaaaatgatgactaaccttcaatttgaactttgaacttgctgctacgaAGGAGAAttgagttctctttgtatttgtaaaaaatatttgaatattcgttgcttttgaggGAGATATTAGCaaactagcggacaagataaagaattaaaAAGGACCATGAAttggggcttcaatcaataaaaaaaggtATTGACTTTTAAACTTAATACATTTTAgttcatttttaaaacttttgagtaattaccaagctgaattttaaaaatttgggtattatatgaaggacttattcaacaaattttattttaatttgaaaaaatctcTTGGGCTTACGGCTCACTAAAAAACTCGCCTCAAACGtccgggcgtacgccccgaattgcTAGGCGTATGCTttttgagactttcgccccacaccatcgtccCAGGACGTTTTTGATGCGCCTCGCCTCAGAATTCGCCTCAAAAACGACTTTTAAAACACTGAACTATCGACCCAAATAATGCACAACCTTAGTTTGTAGCCTTCAAGTTCCTCTAATTTGAAACCATTTTGATCCTCTAATTCAAAATCTTATGGAATATTCCTACTTCTTGTAGGAAAGTGATTGGCTCGGTGTGGTATTTAACTAAAATAAAAGTTCGAGGGAATGGTcaaagagaaaaagagaagagCTATGATTGCGCTAATCACTGTAGTATTCACTAGAAAAAGTACACAGAAAAATATACTAACACTTTACTTTTCCAAAATGTCAAAAAAGAGAATAGAAAGTAGTACTCCAGTTCATTTTTACTTGTTGCACACaccttaataaataataaataaaatatataatttactatAATAATACTCATATTAATTGGTATATAGTTTTAATCATAGGCGGACATACATTGAACAAAATGGTGTAACGCGACACCGTTTCGTTGAAAATTTTTACTAAGCATATGTAGTTATACTACGTAGaaacaaataataaatataaaatgaCACCAATTGTCATATATTCTTATTTGGCATGTTGGTTAGGTTCTTTATTTTGCTTTAAAAGTTAGGTTCGAATCTCAACTAGAACATAATTTTTAGCAAATACTTGAAGATACTCTTATTAAAAATTATGGTTAATTAGAATTGAACTCAAAACCtcaattaaaatatatttttttaggaATTGAACTCAAGACCGCTTCTAAACTTATGACTCCACAAAAGTAATGCACTAAGATTATTACTCATTTAGAAATGTGATAATTGACGTTTTTTGTTATACATTCTTATGTGAAGATCGACACCGCTTATAAAAAATCTTACGTACACCCCTGgtcttaatgaatttgaaaaataatttggaatgaataattaatgctaaaagtaaaatagaaaaaataaatttattttctcttgatatgcgaaaATAGACatttaaaagtaaaaatatatttttaaaatagtgaacaagtaaaaatgaaggaagggatttACCAATATAGCAGcaaaaatagcaatcacaaaatTAACATCATCTTCAACCCCAGGTATTGATATAGAAAGAATTGGAGTACAATATTTATATAACTTCGAAAATTGCAATATTAAATAGTCAGATTAAATGAAACATTAAGCATAATTCTAAAAGGCCTCCAATAGAAAAAgtgaataaagaaaaagaaaaaggaaaaagcaaTTTCAAGACTCGGCTCTTTCATGTAGATGATGCTCATGTGAATTTCTTTGTTGATTAGATGCCTCTTCCTCTCTCGTCTCAACCGGCTCCGGCTCCGGCGCCGGCGCAGTACCATCGGGGCTACCCGTGCTGCTTTCTGCCACCACCACCGGCGGTGCCACAATCACGGGGGGTCGTGGCATCGGGTCGACCCGGCCATCGATACAAGACGCGCACTTGGTTTCAACCCACCCTTCAAAGTCGTACTGACCCCGACCCATTATCCTCCGACCCGAACACAACCTGCCTATCATCACAGCGATGGCTCCCAGTACAGCTATTACTGCTAGTACAGCGATAACGGGTCCAACCGACCCGTGACCCGGACGATCAGAATAAGCTTGTTGGCCCATAAACATGGGCGGTGGTAGTAGCTGTTGCTGCTGTTGCTGTTGAGGATCTTCAGCTGGTGTAGAGGACATTTTGAAGAATACCCAGAACTAAAAATGGACAGTACGGTATTTCTGTCGGAGATATTCTTGTTTATCTCCCGTTTGAAAAGAATTTAACTTTCGTGGAATTTGATATTAAACAATAAAGTAGTAATCTTGGAAGGAAAAAAGAGCTAAAAAAGCTGAAAAGGCTTGGTTTTTCTTGAAAGAGAATAAATTGATTGAGCTGTGGCCATGTTCTAAAATGAGAAGGGAGAAGCTAAGAGTAAGGTGATGGACTGATGGTTTATTTTGTTATGgggaaaaagagaagaaatggGAAAGGTAAAAGGAAAAAGTGGAGGGAAAAGGGGAAGAATGGCCGAATAGGGAGTGTAAATATTTTAGGTCATGTTTTTGTGAGGGTGAACAAAGCCCAAGAAAAATGGCTTTTAGTCTACTTTTATACAAAAATGAGAACTCAGGGGTGGTGTGGGGAATGGGGGTTGAGCtagctttttctttttctctaaaGACCTTTTCTTGGCAGAGATAGCTATAAGCTGTGTGAAACTAGTTTTTGATATGATATGAAATCTTGAAATGGCAGAGTTAAGTTGAAAAAGAATAGAAAGAAAGATCTACTAGTGTTCTCCCTTGACCCTGAACAGCTCAGCCATTAAAGCAAACGTAAGTAAAATTTGTCTCTGTTCTGTTGTGTTATATTAAATCCCAGGAATTTTTTCAGTAGCATGTCAATGGACCACCAAGAAATATCACACTGTTAACATTATAGTACATATAGTTtgaatttaaaagttcttagtaCTCCTATTACATTTTCTAGATCCTGATaatgagggaaaagaaaagaatgaGCAGAAAAAACCGAAGGATTAATTGAGATTTTGAGATCAAAGGAAAGTCTAATGGATATTGGACCATTGGTTCAAAAGTCACAGTTAGAATTGAATGAAGTTGTGGGTACAAAAGAGAGTGCTGCTTCTGTATGTAACTCGATAGAGCTAACAAATGGCCCACAACGAAAATTTTCTGTCAGAAATCAAAAGGAATCCTCTAAAGGCATCTTTGCACTGCACAAAATGGCCAAGTCACGCTGAGAATAATTCATGATCTGTACTTCACAAAAAGCCCTCAATTTTTGAGTCTCTCGACTCATGCTTCAACTGGCAGTACTGCAGGTACTCTTTTGTAGTAATGTAGTTTTACTTTACATAGTTATTAAGAATTGAAATTGTGCACTCTGTAGTGTGTTTGGAGAAACATTTTTTTTAGAGACAACAATGCAATGGTTGAGATTACTTCGCTCTTACTTAGAGAATAGTAATTGAGCTCCGAAAATAAAGAACCTACGAGAATTGTATTGAAAGAAAATAATGTGTCCGAGAAGTATATATATTCTTTGTTGAGAGGGATTGATATAATTTTTGCTACATGTGAAAAGTGAATGTTCTTTTTTAAAATGTAGAAGTGAAGGTA contains:
- the LOC104110061 gene encoding uncharacterized protein encodes the protein MSSTPAEDPQQQQQQQLLPPPMFMGQQAYSDRPGHGSVGPVIAVLAVIAVLGAIAVMIGRLCSGRRIMGRGQYDFEGWVETKCASCIDGRVDPMPRPPVIVAPPVVVAESSTGSPDGTAPAPEPEPVETREEEASNQQRNSHEHHLHERAES